A region of the Nitrospira sp. genome:
TGAAACGCGTAGCGCCCCACCGACTCGATGTCCTGGAGCATAATCAAGATCGGCACATCCTCTGACTTGAGACGCCGCTCGCCTGTCCACTCATCAACACAGGCCGCGCAGGGACAGTGCTGCCGGAGATAACGAACCGAATACCTCCCCTTGTGGCCATCGCTCCACTGAATTCCCAACACTCCCTTGTCGAGCCACTCCATATCTCGAGGCTCAAGAGCAGTGGCTGTCATGTGTTCACCTCTCATCATGTCTTGCTCATCCTGGCGATGCGAGCGACAGAAAGTCAACCGGTGGCAGCCGTTTTCCGGCAACCACCGTGATGTACCCTTCAATCGCTTCCTCTACCTCATTCCGCACTTGCCCCGTTGCTCGCAACCGTGTGAGTACCGTAGGCGCCAGCCGAATGGCTTGCTGGAGAAACAACAGGCTGCCTCGTGAGAATGCGACACATCGAACTCGTTGACGTGCGGCGCAGGGCAGACACACGAGACCTCCGGCGATTGGAGAAAATTGAGGCTCTCCAACGAAGTGCGTCTTCCCACAGGCGGCGCAATGATCGGTCTGTGGGCGAAACCCCGTTAGTCCAAGCAGTCTGATCTGAAACAGGAGCGCCGTAAAGGTCGGGTCATCACTTTCCTGAAGCGAGGCAAGGCCTTGCTCCAGGCTATCAAACAAACGCGGGTCCGGATCTCCATCCGGTGTGATCGCGGTGACAACATTCACCATTCTCGCCGCCGATGCCATCAAACGAAGGTCTTCCCGCAACACTTGAGAAGATCGTACCAAATCGACCTGCGAAATTCGAAACAGGGAGTCCCCTGTTTTCTCAAACAGATTCAGACGACACACGCTAAATGGTTCGATCGCGGCCCCAAAGCGGCTTTTCTGACGACGGGCACCACGGGCGACCCCTCTGATTTTACCCAGACTCTTGGAGTACACCGTGACGATTCGATCGGCGTCCCCCCACTTACGGCTCCGCAAAATGATCGCCGTCGTCTTTACCAGAGGCACTGCTCTCTCCCCTCCCACTCTCGGTTGAGGCACAAGGATGCACCAGTCTGTGTCACCGGAGATAGTCCAAGAAAAGAGTGGCCAAGGTCAGATAGATTGTAATCCCGGTGATGTCGTTTGCTGTCGTGACAAAAGGACCGGCAGCAACGGCCGGATCGACCCCCACGCGTTTGAGCAGAATTGGCATAATCGTCGCCATGCTGGTCGATACCAAAAATGCAGTGATCAGCGAAGCTCCGAGGACCATGCCCAAAAACCCTTGATGCAAAACCCAAGCAACCAGTGTCAGCGTCACACCGCAGGCCATCCCCATGACCAAGCCGATCTTCGCTTCACGAAAAAAAATAGGCCATACATGAGTGAGGTCCACAGAGCCGGTGGCCAACCCTCGAATAATCAGCGTTGAGGACTGCAACCCCACATTCCCACCCATCGCCGCAATCACAGGGATAAAACTCACGATCGACACCACCTCCTGGATCGTATAACGGAAATGCCAGAGGATCGCACCGGACAGGAGACTGCCGACTAGGTTGGTAAAGAGCCATGGCAACCGGAGTTTCGCCGAGCCGAAGCTCGAAGGCTTCAAGCCCGTGTCTTCCTCAATTGCCCCGGCCATTTTCAACATGTCTTCGGTCGCTTCTTCTCGGATCACATCGACTACATCATCCACCGTGATGATGCCCACGAGTTTGCCATCCCGTTCCACCACCGGAATCGCCAACAAGTTATAGCTGGCCACCTGGCGCGCGACTTCTTCTTGATCCAAGTCGATCGCCACACTCATCACCTCTCGGGCCATGATATTTTTCAGTGGCGTCGTCGGAGGGACCGTGATCAGCTGTCGGAGCGAGAGAACACCAACCAGCCGATCATCCTTGTCCGTCACATAAATATAGAACACCATTTCCGCATCCGTGGCTTGTTGTAACCGACGGATCGCTTCCTGTGCCGTGGCATCCTCCGGCAAGGAAAAGAACTCTGTGGTCATGATCGCGCCAGCCGTATCCTTTGGATATTTAAGGATGTCGGCAACCTCGGACGAATCCTCGGTCTTCATTAGGGCGAGAATCTCTTTGCTGCGCTCTTCAGGAAGAAATCCGAGAATGTGCGCCACGTCGTCGGGGCCAAGGTCTTTCAAGAGCCACGCAATGTCAGAATGCAACAGATCTGCGAGGACTTGCTGGATGCTTTCGCCGTCGAGCTCGCTGAGCGCTTGCCCACGTTTGCCTTCGCCGCGGACCAGTTCGAAGATCTCTCGTTTTTCCTTCAGAGAGGAGAGATGGGTCACGACTTTGGCAATGTCGGCGGGGTGCATACGCCCCAACATCTTGGAGAGGTTTGTGATGGCTCCGCGTCGCAGCAACTTTTGTACGGACTGGATCACAATGTCCGATTTTGTCTGCCCACGTTCGGTCTGATCACGCAACACTTCACGCAGCACATCGCGTTCGGGCTGGTGCAGTCGCTGGTCCGGTGCGTGCGGCTCTATCGGTCGTTCCATCGGCTGCATCATTTCCTAGTAACCCAACTCCACCAAGGTCTGCTCGTCCTCACGCCAAGATTTTCTGACCTTCACCCACAGCTCTAGAAACACTTTCATGCCGAACAGCCGTTCCATGTCCAGCCTGGCCTGTGTGCCGATCAATTTCAAACGCTCTCCGTGTTTGCCTATCAGGATGCCCTTCTGCGAGTCTCGCTCCACCAAAATCGACGCTCGAATCTTCGCCAGCTTGCCCTCCTCGACGAATTCATCGATCTCGACTGCGACCGCATACGGCACCTCCTCCTCCGTCTCTTGCAGCACCTTCTCACGGATCATCTCAGCCGCCAGCGTTCTCATGGTCTGATCGGTCATCACATCGTCGCCGTAGGCTCCTTCTGCCGACGGAAGATAGGGAACCGTCACGGCCAGCAACCGATCAATATTGTCGGCGACCTGAGCAGAAACCGGCACTACCTCTGTCCATGCGAAGAGTTTGCCATACCGTTCGAGAGTTGGGAGCAGTTTCTGCTTGTTGACGATATCAATTTTCGTGATGACAAGGATAACCGGACGCAGCCGTTTGGCCAACGCCTCCTTCATATGCTTGATAGCGATCAGATCTCCGGGACCCGGAAGACTGGTTGCATCCATCAGCATGTACAAGAGATCCGCATCTTCCAAGGTTTCCACGGCAGTACGCAGCATTCGACGATTGAGCAAGTGCTCTGGTTTATGAAGCCCTGGCGTATCGAGAAAGGCAATTTGTGCTCCGTCCACATGCACGACACCCATAATGCGGGTCCTTGTGGTCTGGGGCTTACTCGACACAATCGAGATTTTTTCACCTAGCAGGCAATTGAGTAGCGTCGACTTGCCGACGTTGGACCGCCCGATGATCGCAACTGTTCCAAACTTCATGGTTTTGACAACAACTCCAATTTCTTGTCAGGGTCTGGCACCAACTGATAGACCGTCTCTCCCTTACGCACATACCCCAACTGTTCTCGAGCCAACTGCTCAATTTTAGCGGGGTCATGCTGGAGACGAGTAATATCGTGCTGCAATGTGGCACTTTCTCGGCGTAAGGTCGAAAGCTCCTGTTCCAGATTCCATGCATGATCGCGCATGGAGAGATACCGAGTGAGGCCCATGTCTCCGGAAAACAACGCCACGAATAGCCATACACAGCCACCCGCGCCGAGCACCTGCATGGCGATCAGGACGCGCTGCCGCCATTCCAGCCATTGCCGTCCACGATTCTGTTTGATAATCATCTGTGCATCCGGCGGCGGAACCAGCTAGGCCCTGACCTGCACGGCCTCTCGACCACGATAGAGCGCCACGGCTCCCAGCTCTTCTTCGATTCTGAGCAATTGGTTATATTTCGCCACACGATCCGTACGGGATAAGGATCCCGTCTTGATCAGTCCGCTGTTCGTCGCAACCGCCACGTCCGCAATCGTGGTATCTTCGGTCTCACCGGACCGGTGTGAAATGATCGCTGTATAGCCTGATCGCTTCGCAAGTTCAATCGCATCCAAGGTTTCCGTCAAGGTCCCGATCTGATTGAGCTTGATCAGAATCGAATTCCCGATGCCCTCCTTAATGCCCTTCGAAAAGATGTCGACGTTCGTGACGAAGATGTCGTCCCCGACAAGCTGCACCCGTTTGCCCAGCTTCTCGGTGAGGATCTTCCACCCCTTCCAATCCAGCTCGCTCAACCCGTCTTCGATGGAAAGGATCGGATAACGATCCAGAAGCTTGCCGTAGTAGCTGATCATCTCATCCGACGAACGCTCCGGATTCTTTTCCGCTTCGAGCACATACCGTCCCTTGTCATAGAATTCGCTCGCCGCGCAGTCCAACGCCAACGCGATATCTCGCCCAACCTTATAACCCGCGTCCGCGATTGCCTGAGAGATCAGACTCAGCGCTTCTTCGTTCGATTGCAGATCCGGGGCGAACCCACCCTCATCCCCCACGGCCGTGTTGAGTCCCTTCTTCTTCAAGAGAGCCTTCAACGAATGAAACACTTCTGTCGCCATGCGGAGGGCTTCGCTGAATCGGCTTGCGCCTATCGGCATGATCATGAACTCTTGGAGGTCCAAGCGATTATCGGCATGGGCTCCGCCGTTGATGATATTCATGAGCGGTACGGGAAGCACACGGGCATTCGCCCCCCCAAGATAACGATAGAGCGGCTGGCCCGTTTCATTCGCCGACGCCTTTGCCACGGCTAGCGACACACCCAAGATCGCGTTGGCTCCCAGTTTACTTTTGGTTTTTGTCCCATCCAACGCAATCATGGCTCGGTCGATACCGGCCTGGTCGAATGCTTCCTGGCCAAGCAATTCCTGGGCAATGACCTTGCTGATATTCGTGACCGCCTTGGAGACGCCCTTTCCCATCCACCGTTTCTTGTCACCGTCTCGGAGTTCGATTGCTTCTTTTTCCCCGGTTGATGCACCAGATGGCACAGCCGC
Encoded here:
- a CDS encoding DUF971 domain-containing protein, which encodes MTATALEPRDMEWLDKGVLGIQWSDGHKGRYSVRYLRQHCPCAACVDEWTGERRLKSEDVPILIMLQDIESVGRYAFQFKWSDGHDTGIYSYALLRQLCQCDVCQPVKPVEPKSRRLM
- the recO gene encoding DNA repair protein RecO yields the protein MSGDTDWCILVPQPRVGGERAVPLVKTTAIILRSRKWGDADRIVTVYSKSLGKIRGVARGARRQKSRFGAAIEPFSVCRLNLFEKTGDSLFRISQVDLVRSSQVLREDLRLMASAARMVNVVTAITPDGDPDPRLFDSLEQGLASLQESDDPTFTALLFQIRLLGLTGFRPQTDHCAACGKTHFVGEPQFSPIAGGLVCLPCAARQRVRCVAFSRGSLLFLQQAIRLAPTVLTRLRATGQVRNEVEEAIEGYITVVAGKRLPPVDFLSLASPG
- the mgtE gene encoding magnesium transporter; translated protein: MVIQSVQKLLRRGAITNLSKMLGRMHPADIAKVVTHLSSLKEKREIFELVRGEGKRGQALSELDGESIQQVLADLLHSDIAWLLKDLGPDDVAHILGFLPEERSKEILALMKTEDSSEVADILKYPKDTAGAIMTTEFFSLPEDATAQEAIRRLQQATDAEMVFYIYVTDKDDRLVGVLSLRQLITVPPTTPLKNIMAREVMSVAIDLDQEEVARQVASYNLLAIPVVERDGKLVGIITVDDVVDVIREEATEDMLKMAGAIEEDTGLKPSSFGSAKLRLPWLFTNLVGSLLSGAILWHFRYTIQEVVSIVSFIPVIAAMGGNVGLQSSTLIIRGLATGSVDLTHVWPIFFREAKIGLVMGMACGVTLTLVAWVLHQGFLGMVLGASLITAFLVSTSMATIMPILLKRVGVDPAVAAGPFVTTANDITGITIYLTLATLFLDYLR
- a CDS encoding GTPase Era, which codes for MKFGTVAIIGRSNVGKSTLLNCLLGEKISIVSSKPQTTRTRIMGVVHVDGAQIAFLDTPGLHKPEHLLNRRMLRTAVETLEDADLLYMLMDATSLPGPGDLIAIKHMKEALAKRLRPVILVITKIDIVNKQKLLPTLERYGKLFAWTEVVPVSAQVADNIDRLLAVTVPYLPSAEGAYGDDVMTDQTMRTLAAEMIREKVLQETEEEVPYAVAVEIDEFVEEGKLAKIRASILVERDSQKGILIGKHGERLKLIGTQARLDMERLFGMKVFLELWVKVRKSWREDEQTLVELGY
- a CDS encoding septum formation initiator family protein gives rise to the protein MIIKQNRGRQWLEWRQRVLIAMQVLGAGGCVWLFVALFSGDMGLTRYLSMRDHAWNLEQELSTLRRESATLQHDITRLQHDPAKIEQLAREQLGYVRKGETVYQLVPDPDKKLELLSKP
- a CDS encoding phosphopyruvate hydratase; protein product: MSAIREIKGRQIIDSRGNPTIEAEVTLESGAKGRAAVPSGASTGEKEAIELRDGDKKRWMGKGVSKAVTNISKVIAQELLGQEAFDQAGIDRAMIALDGTKTKSKLGANAILGVSLAVAKASANETGQPLYRYLGGANARVLPVPLMNIINGGAHADNRLDLQEFMIMPIGASRFSEALRMATEVFHSLKALLKKKGLNTAVGDEGGFAPDLQSNEEALSLISQAIADAGYKVGRDIALALDCAASEFYDKGRYVLEAEKNPERSSDEMISYYGKLLDRYPILSIEDGLSELDWKGWKILTEKLGKRVQLVGDDIFVTNVDIFSKGIKEGIGNSILIKLNQIGTLTETLDAIELAKRSGYTAIISHRSGETEDTTIADVAVATNSGLIKTGSLSRTDRVAKYNQLLRIEEELGAVALYRGREAVQVRA